One region of Prosthecobacter dejongeii genomic DNA includes:
- a CDS encoding SMP-30/gluconolactonase/LRE family protein, with protein sequence MKYLAFLSLAFFPLLSFGQDTSLHEYLSDDQPWKEAVSGYTFTDGLCTDAAGNLFFTDVKAGKGIYKLDVVTGKTDLFLDNLPGISGLQIGPDGRFYACHNREQRIIAITMKGEVEVLLTGVKCNDLVVSKKGHLYFSETPTQRIHLITQDKKHLIADEGHVAKPNGITISPDEATLAVSEHGGKHVWTWRIEEDGTLTGGAPFMTMWLPVGKETAAGDGATTESKGRYFVTTDLGIQIFDPAGRLAGIIAKPVMDGKIVSAEFAGKDHDLLYVASGDKIFSRKLKVSGYFR encoded by the coding sequence ATGAAATATCTCGCTTTTTTGTCTTTAGCTTTCTTCCCCTTGCTGTCCTTTGGTCAGGACACCTCGTTGCATGAATACCTCAGCGATGACCAGCCCTGGAAGGAAGCAGTCTCGGGTTATACCTTTACAGATGGCCTTTGCACTGATGCTGCAGGCAATTTGTTTTTTACCGATGTAAAAGCAGGCAAGGGCATCTACAAGCTGGATGTCGTGACGGGCAAAACGGATTTATTCCTGGATAATCTACCTGGTATCAGTGGTCTCCAAATCGGCCCTGATGGGCGTTTTTATGCCTGTCATAATCGGGAACAACGTATCATCGCCATCACGATGAAAGGTGAAGTGGAGGTGCTCTTAACAGGCGTGAAGTGCAATGATCTTGTGGTCAGCAAAAAGGGGCATTTGTATTTCTCGGAAACCCCGACACAGCGCATCCATCTCATCACCCAAGATAAGAAGCATCTCATCGCAGATGAAGGCCATGTGGCGAAGCCGAATGGCATCACTATATCTCCGGATGAAGCGACATTGGCTGTTTCGGAGCATGGAGGTAAGCATGTGTGGACTTGGCGGATCGAAGAAGACGGCACCCTTACTGGAGGCGCTCCATTCATGACCATGTGGTTGCCAGTGGGAAAGGAAACGGCTGCTGGAGATGGAGCAACCACGGAATCTAAGGGCCGCTATTTCGTCACGACGGACTTGGGCATTCAGATCTTTGATCCGGCGGGTCGTCTAGCGGGTATCATTGCTAAGCCTGTGATGGATGGCAAAATCGTCAGTGCGGAGTTTGCAGGTAAAGACCACGATCTTTTGTATGTCGCGTCAGGGGATAAGATCTTCAGCCGCAAGCTTAAGGTGAGCGGTTACTTTCGTTAA
- a CDS encoding SGNH/GDSL hydrolase family protein has protein sequence MVAGFSVRIAILIMRAFLFSCLCLCLLPLHAALPEAQRILFLGDSITYAGTYVQIIEAALVAQHPEERYQILNLGLSSETVSGLSEDGHAGGKFPRPDLHERLDRVLAKIKPQLVVACYGMNDGIYYPLSPERLKAYQEGMKKLREKVMAIGASIIHLTPPVFDPMPIQARVLPAGLKDYPQPYSGYDEVLAAYAQWLLDQRGAGWQVLDVHGAMTKALAVARRSQADFSYSKDGIHPNAAGHLVMAGPLLDQWGLMVTADGQPAHVNGAAIFEAIQKKQNLLRDAWLTETGHKRPGVKVGLPLAEAEEQAAVLDKKARELAHVSTAQVLPGTTSNWNGYTKNEFTVDGKMVSVVVPKVVAPGKPWVWHGEFFGHKPAPDIALLGKGYHIVYMKVPDMLGSPPAVKHWNALYQELTTQHGFSAKPSLVGLSRGGLYCYNWAAANPDKVSCIYADAPVCDFKSWPGGKGKGKGDPKNWALILKLWRFKDEAEALAAKVNPVDQLEPLAKNGVALLHVYGDADDVVPWEENTGVIAQRYRALGGSITLIAKPGVGHHPHGLDDSQPIVDFILKHTR, from the coding sequence ATGGTTGCTGGTTTCTCAGTCCGTATTGCCATCCTCATCATGCGTGCCTTTTTATTCTCTTGTTTGTGTCTTTGTCTGCTGCCTTTGCATGCTGCTTTGCCGGAGGCACAACGAATTCTTTTTCTGGGGGATAGCATCACCTATGCTGGCACTTATGTGCAGATCATTGAGGCGGCGCTGGTGGCCCAGCATCCGGAGGAGCGTTATCAGATTCTGAATCTTGGATTGTCGAGCGAGACTGTTTCAGGATTGTCGGAAGACGGGCATGCTGGGGGTAAGTTTCCTCGACCTGATCTGCATGAGCGACTGGATCGTGTGTTGGCTAAGATCAAACCTCAGCTCGTCGTCGCCTGTTACGGAATGAATGATGGCATCTACTATCCGTTAAGCCCAGAGCGATTGAAAGCCTACCAAGAGGGCATGAAAAAGCTGCGGGAAAAAGTCATGGCCATTGGAGCTTCGATCATTCACCTTACTCCTCCTGTTTTTGACCCGATGCCGATTCAAGCGCGTGTTTTGCCAGCAGGATTGAAAGATTATCCTCAGCCATATTCAGGTTATGATGAAGTGTTGGCCGCATATGCCCAGTGGCTGCTGGACCAGCGTGGTGCAGGGTGGCAGGTCCTGGATGTGCATGGGGCGATGACCAAGGCGCTAGCTGTCGCCCGCCGTAGTCAGGCGGACTTTAGTTATTCTAAAGATGGTATTCACCCCAATGCTGCGGGGCATTTGGTGATGGCTGGCCCTCTTCTGGATCAGTGGGGTTTAATGGTGACGGCGGATGGCCAACCTGCACACGTGAATGGAGCGGCTATTTTTGAAGCAATTCAGAAAAAGCAAAATTTGTTACGCGATGCCTGGTTAACGGAAACGGGGCATAAACGCCCTGGCGTGAAGGTGGGGCTGCCTCTGGCGGAAGCGGAAGAACAAGCCGCTGTACTGGATAAAAAAGCTCGTGAGCTGGCCCATGTTTCCACCGCGCAGGTGCTTCCTGGAACGACTTCGAACTGGAATGGCTACACTAAGAACGAATTCACCGTGGATGGGAAAATGGTCTCTGTTGTCGTGCCTAAAGTGGTTGCACCGGGCAAGCCCTGGGTATGGCATGGCGAATTTTTTGGCCATAAGCCTGCGCCTGACATTGCTCTGCTGGGGAAGGGCTATCACATCGTGTACATGAAAGTGCCGGACATGCTGGGCTCTCCACCAGCGGTGAAGCACTGGAATGCGTTGTATCAAGAGCTCACGACTCAGCATGGCTTCAGCGCCAAACCTTCTTTGGTGGGGCTAAGTCGTGGAGGTTTGTATTGCTACAATTGGGCGGCTGCAAATCCTGATAAAGTTTCCTGTATCTATGCGGATGCACCGGTGTGTGATTTTAAAAGTTGGCCTGGAGGTAAAGGGAAGGGGAAGGGGGACCCTAAAAACTGGGCGCTAATCCTGAAACTGTGGAGGTTTAAAGATGAGGCGGAAGCTTTGGCCGCCAAGGTGAATCCGGTAGATCAACTGGAACCGCTGGCTAAAAACGGAGTGGCGCTTTTGCATGTGTATGGCGATGCCGATGATGTAGTGCCGTGGGAAGAAAATACAGGTGTCATTGCCCAGCGCTACAGGGCTCTCGGCGGCAGCATTACGCTTATTGCCAAACCAGGGGTGGGGCATCACCCGCATGGATTGGATGACAGCCAGCCCATTGTGGATTTCATTTTGAAGCACACACGTTGA
- a CDS encoding phytoene/squalene synthase family protein codes for MTDESLHERELGGQLLASVSRSFYLTLKALPRELREPISLAYLLARTADTIADTAAVPAEVRLNCLRDYERLVQGQGNAVNPLAETIQTRFVSLQEDEAERRLMERFADGVAWLGTIGEVPLKAIREVLHHIIQGQILDIQRFPDDGEVRALNNEAELDEYTWLVAGCVGEFWTEMCAAEKPDSLDSRVSIEQMKSWGADFGKGLQLINILRDVGEDGRDGRCYLPGGLQGEAQLKAAWSHWLVICRQRLQCGLLYVQHVSDGKLRYATALPLLLGAKTVRRMEAASWEQVQQGIKISRLDVAMILAEAAVACRKPENLEKLFVKLAG; via the coding sequence ATGACGGATGAATCCCTTCACGAGCGCGAACTTGGCGGCCAGTTGTTGGCTTCTGTATCACGCTCCTTTTACCTGACGCTGAAAGCTCTACCCCGGGAATTGCGTGAGCCGATCTCTCTCGCCTATCTCTTGGCCAGAACCGCAGACACCATTGCTGATACGGCGGCGGTGCCTGCTGAAGTGCGTTTAAACTGCCTGCGGGATTATGAGAGGCTGGTGCAAGGACAGGGAAACGCGGTGAATCCCTTGGCGGAGACAATCCAGACACGGTTTGTTTCCCTTCAAGAAGATGAGGCTGAAAGGCGCCTCATGGAGCGTTTTGCTGATGGGGTGGCGTGGTTGGGAACTATCGGCGAGGTTCCGTTGAAGGCCATTCGAGAAGTCTTGCACCATATCATTCAAGGGCAGATTTTGGATATCCAGCGATTCCCTGATGATGGTGAGGTTCGGGCGCTGAACAATGAGGCTGAGCTGGATGAATACACTTGGCTTGTCGCTGGGTGTGTGGGGGAGTTTTGGACAGAAATGTGTGCGGCTGAAAAGCCCGATTCGCTTGATTCGCGGGTTTCAATTGAGCAAATGAAAAGCTGGGGAGCCGATTTTGGCAAGGGGCTTCAACTCATCAATATCCTGCGGGATGTGGGGGAAGATGGGCGTGACGGCCGCTGTTATCTTCCGGGTGGATTGCAAGGTGAGGCGCAGCTGAAGGCTGCGTGGTCTCACTGGCTAGTCATTTGCCGCCAGCGCTTGCAGTGTGGGCTCCTGTATGTGCAACATGTCAGCGATGGAAAGCTGCGTTATGCCACTGCCTTGCCTTTATTGTTAGGTGCAAAAACGGTGCGACGCATGGAGGCTGCTAGTTGGGAGCAGGTGCAGCAAGGGATTAAAATCAGCCGATTGGACGTGGCTATGATTCTAGCGGAAGCGGCAGTTGCCTGCCGGAAGCCTGAGAATTTGGAAAAGCTGTTCGTTAAATTGGCGGGATGA
- a CDS encoding polysaccharide deacetylase family protein, whose amino-acid sequence MAFSQKVDMRQGCIFVLTYVALGMRYFALTLSLIGLLGITACKRIESKLDRLARAAGITQDPPPPPKVAEPVLTPEQEAMEKRLQESSVFEAAKAEDLVPKAVAFELNKSAVVSILGYHDFKERGGSPMIIAASKFREQMKAIKDSGIPVVPLSDVLAWRKGLKNIPEECLVITMDDGWEGVYTYAYPVLKEYGFPFTVYVYKKYVNIGGRSLSWEQIKEMMKYGCEIGSHSVSHESLRAKKGRSEAEHLQWVLAELKDSKEFLEKNLGRPCTSFAYPFGIFDDAMAETGLQVGYETLVTVNSQKVNWDTPMGKIGRFIIHGESDTNFKLATSFRGRGDVTSNHFIKADAKDAEGHQLITLSPAPEEVITERRPTIKASLTRVGTVVPESVRLRIAGLGPVPAVYDPASMTVSYRLPYRLRRQDCAVTLSFKRAEGMPDEVVTWRFKLDLEASYLPQS is encoded by the coding sequence ATGGCTTTCTCTCAAAAGGTAGATATGCGTCAAGGTTGCATTTTCGTTCTGACGTATGTAGCTCTGGGCATGCGATATTTCGCGCTTACACTTTCCCTCATAGGTTTATTAGGAATCACGGCCTGCAAACGGATCGAATCCAAATTGGATCGTCTTGCGAGGGCTGCGGGCATCACGCAAGATCCACCACCTCCCCCTAAGGTAGCGGAACCAGTGCTCACTCCAGAACAGGAAGCGATGGAGAAACGTTTGCAAGAAAGCTCTGTGTTTGAGGCTGCAAAAGCGGAGGATCTTGTGCCCAAGGCTGTAGCTTTCGAGTTAAATAAATCTGCGGTGGTTTCTATTTTGGGGTATCATGATTTTAAAGAACGTGGCGGTAGCCCGATGATCATTGCTGCCTCAAAGTTTCGAGAGCAGATGAAGGCCATTAAGGATTCTGGTATTCCGGTGGTTCCTCTCAGTGATGTTTTAGCTTGGCGTAAGGGATTGAAGAATATCCCGGAAGAGTGTCTTGTAATCACGATGGATGATGGGTGGGAGGGGGTATATACCTATGCTTACCCGGTGCTTAAAGAGTACGGTTTCCCCTTCACTGTATATGTCTATAAAAAGTATGTTAACATAGGTGGGCGCAGTTTGAGTTGGGAGCAAATTAAGGAGATGATGAAATATGGCTGTGAGATCGGTAGCCACAGTGTTTCTCATGAAAGTCTGCGTGCGAAAAAAGGACGCAGCGAGGCAGAGCATCTTCAGTGGGTCTTGGCTGAACTGAAAGATTCGAAAGAATTCCTTGAGAAGAATCTCGGCAGGCCCTGCACCAGCTTTGCCTATCCTTTCGGGATCTTTGATGACGCAATGGCGGAAACGGGGCTGCAAGTGGGCTATGAAACTCTGGTGACGGTCAATAGCCAAAAAGTAAATTGGGATACTCCGATGGGTAAAATCGGGCGCTTCATCATCCACGGGGAAAGCGATACGAACTTCAAGCTAGCCACCAGTTTCCGAGGTCGTGGGGATGTCACATCGAATCATTTCATCAAAGCGGATGCTAAAGATGCCGAAGGTCATCAACTCATCACCTTGAGCCCCGCACCGGAGGAAGTCATCACGGAGCGCAGACCTACAATCAAGGCTAGTTTGACTCGTGTCGGCACGGTGGTTCCGGAGAGTGTGCGGCTGCGGATCGCCGGTTTAGGGCCTGTGCCTGCTGTGTATGATCCAGCCAGCATGACTGTCAGTTATCGTTTGCCTTACCGCCTGCGCCGGCAGGACTGCGCGGTTACTTTGAGCTTTAAGAGAGCGGAGGGAATGCCAGATGAAGTGGTGACTTGGCGGTTCAAACTGGACCTTGAGGCCAGTTACCTCCCCCAGTCCTAA
- a CDS encoding LysR substrate-binding domain-containing protein produces the protein MDLRHLRYFQAVAEELSFSQASRRLHIAQPALSRAVQDLESELGTRLIERDRRTVALTPAGAVLLHETALLLERFEESMRRVRRTASGEEGELRLGYIGPPTQCFLGRLLHDYRSRYPQVSVHLEERTPERVWEMVAKGRLSVAITRPLPGQGERSLETLLLRKEPLGIVVPLDHPLAARESVTWKMLAQESLIVLARREGVGLHDEILAACRAAGFTPRIAYSPSLMGTVLSYVEAGAGVGIATDSVAAVSMSPSLRYLSVTPERTVPLVLVWNPEEDPPPVIAFRELVGEWLAAGRLWE, from the coding sequence ATGGATCTGCGGCATTTACGTTATTTTCAAGCTGTGGCGGAGGAGTTAAGCTTCTCTCAGGCTTCCCGTCGTCTGCACATTGCCCAGCCAGCCCTTTCGCGGGCTGTGCAAGATTTGGAGAGCGAATTGGGGACTCGGCTTATTGAACGTGATCGCCGCACTGTGGCCCTCACCCCCGCTGGAGCGGTCTTATTGCATGAAACGGCCCTTCTTTTAGAGCGCTTTGAGGAGTCCATGCGTCGCGTGCGGCGGACGGCATCAGGTGAGGAAGGCGAGTTACGCCTGGGCTACATTGGCCCACCTACGCAGTGCTTTCTGGGGCGCTTATTGCATGACTACCGGTCGCGTTATCCTCAGGTGTCTGTGCACTTGGAAGAAAGGACGCCGGAGCGTGTCTGGGAAATGGTGGCGAAAGGTCGGCTTTCGGTGGCGATTACCCGGCCTCTCCCTGGGCAGGGGGAACGCTCTTTGGAAACATTGCTTTTACGCAAGGAGCCGTTAGGCATCGTGGTGCCTTTAGATCATCCTCTGGCAGCTCGCGAATCCGTGACTTGGAAGATGCTGGCTCAGGAGTCTTTGATTGTCCTGGCTCGTCGGGAAGGGGTGGGGTTGCATGACGAGATCCTAGCGGCTTGCCGTGCGGCAGGTTTTACCCCACGCATCGCTTATAGCCCTAGCTTAATGGGGACAGTGCTCAGTTATGTGGAAGCGGGCGCTGGAGTCGGGATCGCGACGGATAGTGTGGCCGCAGTCTCCATGTCGCCCTCGTTGCGGTACTTAAGTGTTACACCAGAGCGCACGGTGCCGTTGGTGCTGGTCTGGAATCCAGAAGAAGATCCACCGCCTGTCATCGCTTTTCGGGAATTGGTGGGGGAGTGGTTAGCTGCTGGGCGGTTGTGGGAGTGA
- a CDS encoding DUF1592 domain-containing protein — MQFPRLFTLLLVLPVAAPAAEALATRGQATYEQKIKPMLEKFCFDCHADGMDKGSFTWDKHTDYTSLRGDMKFWDHVRQQIVTHVMPPEKKDKPSLQERDEMVAWIDDAIFWFDPTKPDPGHITYRRLNRTEYNNTVRDLLYVDSRPAREFPPDDTGYGYDNIGDVLSLSPMLMEKYLRASREVAEDAMDTQTPGHADLEIQGRKFYKQKGETREDGTRRWFFANAEVSQKFGAPADGNYTVTLHVAATEAGGEPGKIGMKLNGKDVSTFDVTKRWKAEQPEFQEITYTLALKAGESKLSIAFLNDFSDDKNPDPAKRDRNVVLDKVEIKGPHSLLAPRGSRFLRWLLDGKPVGLPAIQLTGEDLESGQGNANRDTGGIALASSGYVKHPLQLTKAGKYRITVKAGAQQAGDEPAKFDVRIAGKTVGAFSVTAKNQAPQWFSLDTDLPEGSHEIQIWFLNDFYDEATKADRNLWVHQVKLEGPVDQGGALAADAVPALVEKMGTRLFRRPMNADEKTKWQTFAELAIKEGEKPLGALSYVLEGMLVSPSFLFRGDPQPTGTVADGSALIDEYSLAARLSYFLWSAPPDDALLQLAAKGELRKNLPAQLTRMIADWKAAALTEDFAGQWLQLRDMDIVSPDTRAFPEWKGGIAFSMKRESQMFFDHILRQNRSVIDFLNADYTFADKKLAEWYGIKDFKGEKFQQVSLQGTPRGGILTQGSVLTLTSGQTRTSPVKRGKYLLENILGTPPPPAPGGIPPLDETKVRKSKMTLREQFAEHRANTSCAGCHAFLDPMGFAFEHYDAIGRYREKEKDLPIDAAGTLVRGQSFQNMTELRTILARDMADDFTRNLAENILTFALGRGLEHSDKPAVKEIVRRTKEGEYKFHSLILAVVESVPFQKMRVGAEAE; from the coding sequence ATGCAATTTCCCCGTCTTTTTACTCTTCTGTTGGTTCTTCCTGTCGCAGCTCCTGCGGCTGAGGCGTTGGCTACACGTGGCCAGGCAACCTATGAGCAGAAAATCAAACCGATGCTGGAAAAGTTCTGCTTTGACTGTCACGCCGATGGCATGGACAAAGGCAGCTTCACCTGGGACAAGCATACTGACTACACCTCTCTGCGTGGGGACATGAAGTTTTGGGATCATGTGCGGCAGCAGATTGTCACGCATGTGATGCCGCCCGAGAAAAAGGACAAGCCCAGTCTCCAAGAGCGGGATGAAATGGTGGCCTGGATAGATGATGCCATCTTTTGGTTTGATCCCACGAAGCCGGATCCTGGCCACATCACCTATCGCCGCCTGAACCGCACGGAGTATAACAACACGGTGCGTGATCTACTTTACGTGGATAGCCGTCCTGCTCGCGAATTTCCGCCTGATGACACCGGTTACGGTTACGACAATATTGGCGATGTCCTCAGCCTTTCTCCCATGCTGATGGAGAAGTACCTGCGTGCCTCCCGTGAGGTGGCTGAAGATGCTATGGATACCCAAACTCCTGGCCATGCCGACCTGGAGATTCAAGGGCGCAAATTCTACAAACAAAAAGGGGAAACACGTGAGGATGGCACTCGTCGTTGGTTTTTCGCGAATGCTGAAGTGTCTCAGAAATTTGGGGCACCCGCAGATGGCAATTACACGGTGACCCTGCATGTCGCAGCGACTGAGGCGGGAGGAGAGCCCGGGAAAATCGGGATGAAACTGAATGGCAAGGATGTATCCACCTTTGATGTCACCAAGCGCTGGAAGGCGGAGCAGCCTGAGTTCCAGGAGATCACCTACACCCTGGCTCTGAAAGCAGGAGAGTCTAAGCTTTCCATCGCCTTTTTGAATGATTTCAGTGACGACAAAAACCCGGATCCCGCCAAGCGCGATCGCAATGTGGTGCTGGACAAGGTGGAGATCAAAGGGCCTCACAGCCTGCTGGCTCCCCGTGGCAGCCGTTTCCTGCGCTGGCTGCTGGACGGCAAACCAGTCGGACTGCCTGCAATCCAGCTCACAGGTGAAGACCTGGAAAGCGGTCAGGGCAACGCCAATCGAGACACGGGGGGCATCGCCCTGGCCAGCAGTGGTTACGTCAAACATCCGCTGCAACTGACTAAGGCGGGCAAGTATCGCATCACGGTGAAAGCAGGTGCACAACAGGCTGGGGATGAGCCTGCGAAATTTGATGTGCGCATCGCTGGTAAAACTGTCGGGGCTTTCTCTGTCACGGCCAAGAATCAGGCCCCGCAATGGTTCAGCCTGGATACAGATTTGCCAGAAGGTAGCCATGAGATCCAGATCTGGTTCCTCAATGATTTTTATGATGAAGCTACCAAAGCGGACCGCAATCTGTGGGTGCATCAGGTAAAGCTGGAGGGGCCTGTGGATCAAGGTGGGGCCTTGGCGGCAGATGCCGTCCCTGCATTGGTGGAGAAGATGGGGACGCGACTTTTCCGCCGCCCCATGAATGCCGATGAGAAGACGAAGTGGCAGACGTTTGCCGAGCTCGCCATCAAGGAGGGTGAAAAACCCCTCGGTGCCTTGAGTTATGTTCTGGAAGGGATGCTGGTATCGCCTTCGTTTCTTTTCCGTGGTGATCCACAACCAACCGGGACTGTGGCTGATGGCTCGGCCTTGATCGATGAGTATAGTCTGGCTGCACGCCTGTCTTACTTTCTCTGGTCGGCCCCCCCCGATGACGCTTTGCTGCAACTGGCGGCGAAAGGAGAGCTGCGTAAAAACCTCCCAGCTCAGTTGACCCGCATGATTGCAGACTGGAAAGCGGCTGCATTGACGGAGGACTTCGCAGGTCAGTGGCTCCAGCTTCGGGATATGGACATCGTCTCTCCTGACACACGGGCTTTTCCTGAATGGAAGGGCGGCATCGCCTTCAGCATGAAACGGGAAAGTCAGATGTTTTTCGACCACATTCTGAGGCAGAACCGCAGCGTGATCGATTTCCTCAATGCTGACTACACCTTTGCCGATAAGAAGCTGGCGGAATGGTATGGCATCAAAGATTTCAAAGGCGAAAAATTTCAACAGGTTTCACTTCAAGGGACCCCACGCGGAGGTATCCTGACTCAGGGCAGTGTGTTGACACTGACCTCTGGCCAGACCCGCACCTCTCCAGTCAAGCGAGGCAAGTATCTGCTGGAAAACATTCTGGGTACCCCACCACCGCCGGCTCCGGGTGGGATTCCACCTCTGGATGAAACCAAGGTTCGCAAATCGAAGATGACCTTGCGTGAGCAGTTCGCCGAACATCGTGCCAATACTTCCTGCGCGGGCTGTCATGCCTTTCTGGATCCTATGGGTTTTGCGTTTGAGCATTACGATGCCATCGGTCGTTATCGTGAAAAAGAAAAGGATCTGCCCATTGATGCCGCTGGCACCCTGGTGCGTGGCCAGTCTTTCCAAAACATGACGGAACTGCGCACGATTCTGGCCCGTGACATGGCCGATGATTTCACCCGGAATCTGGCAGAGAACATCCTCACCTTCGCCCTGGGCCGCGGCCTGGAGCACAGCGACAAACCTGCGGTGAAGGAAATCGTGCGCCGCACCAAGGAGGGGGAGTACAAGTTCCATTCGCTGATCCTTGCTGTCGTGGAAAGTGTGCCTTTCCAAAAGATGCGTGTGGGTGCCGAGGCGGAGTGA
- a CDS encoding alpha/beta hydrolase-fold protein, protein MKHSLLLLFFSLHILAAEPEFPLTADSKPQAAVAKGTLIKDSYTAPESSVFPGTVREYQIYLPAGFDKAKPVHFMVFQDGVIYQAPVVFDNLIAKKDIPSLVGIFIKPGVVPAANDNALPRFNRSYEYDSITPTYSKFLIEEFLPALEKKHSISLSQDPNHAAISGNSSGGICAFMVAWHRPDRFRRVFTGVGTYVGIHGADQLPVLVRKIEPKPLRIYLQSGTGDNNLYCGDWWMANQMMERSLTWAGYDVNHAWGEGGHNQKHATQIFPDVLRWLWRDWQTDIEVKANPKAESKWKGYEVVNESSWHPVVTDLKKTMFIDFYPPLISMADGTVLFTNQGNLMQLKIGEHISPRYEVETGLGGFPAMTINHHGHLIAVLNDMVCAKTQMISINEKGIFEAMPHYFMDNIQSLAITSDDRLFAWGNLGSAGYVCTYRGTEWQVDPFTEQENFGKGRIALSPDQTMLYISGSKSNRVAMGQIQKDQQVRHTDGFVMLDEFGDTPDTEKGLCVDTEGRLYVATSLGIQVCDQAGRVNFIIPTPKPAHDVCFGGKDLSELFIACGDTIYKRPTKVHGVVSGQQAPIKPAPPKL, encoded by the coding sequence ATGAAACACTCCCTGCTGCTTCTCTTTTTCAGCCTGCACATTCTGGCTGCCGAGCCAGAATTTCCCCTTACGGCAGATTCAAAACCGCAGGCTGCCGTGGCCAAAGGCACGCTGATCAAGGACAGCTACACCGCTCCTGAAAGCAGCGTCTTCCCAGGCACTGTCCGCGAATATCAGATCTACCTGCCGGCGGGTTTTGATAAGGCCAAGCCCGTCCACTTCATGGTCTTTCAGGATGGTGTCATCTACCAAGCCCCAGTGGTGTTTGATAACCTCATCGCCAAAAAGGACATCCCCTCCCTCGTCGGCATCTTCATCAAACCCGGCGTCGTCCCGGCTGCGAATGACAATGCCCTGCCCCGATTCAACCGCAGCTACGAATATGACAGCATCACCCCCACGTATTCGAAATTCCTCATCGAAGAATTCCTCCCCGCCCTCGAGAAAAAGCACTCCATTTCTCTGAGCCAAGATCCCAATCACGCCGCCATTTCAGGCAACAGCAGCGGCGGCATCTGCGCCTTCATGGTTGCCTGGCATCGGCCCGACCGCTTCCGCCGCGTCTTCACTGGAGTCGGCACCTACGTCGGCATCCATGGGGCGGATCAACTCCCCGTGCTCGTCCGCAAAATCGAACCCAAACCCCTGCGCATCTACCTGCAAAGCGGCACTGGCGACAACAACCTCTACTGCGGCGACTGGTGGATGGCCAATCAGATGATGGAACGCAGCCTCACCTGGGCCGGTTATGACGTCAACCACGCCTGGGGTGAAGGCGGGCATAACCAAAAGCATGCCACCCAGATCTTTCCCGACGTCCTCCGCTGGCTCTGGCGCGACTGGCAAACCGACATCGAAGTGAAAGCAAACCCCAAGGCAGAATCGAAGTGGAAGGGGTATGAGGTGGTCAATGAAAGTTCCTGGCACCCCGTAGTGACTGACTTGAAAAAAACTATGTTTATAGATTTCTATCCGCCATTAATTTCGATGGCTGATGGCACGGTCCTTTTTACAAATCAAGGAAACCTCATGCAGCTTAAGATAGGAGAGCACATTTCTCCACGATACGAAGTAGAAACGGGATTGGGGGGCTTCCCTGCAATGACCATTAACCATCATGGTCATCTAATTGCTGTCTTGAACGACATGGTATGTGCAAAGACTCAGATGATCAGCATCAACGAGAAAGGCATATTTGAGGCCATGCCTCACTACTTCATGGATAACATTCAAAGCTTAGCCATCACATCGGATGACCGCCTTTTTGCTTGGGGAAATTTGGGATCAGCAGGCTACGTCTGCACATATCGAGGCACTGAGTGGCAGGTAGATCCATTCACAGAACAAGAAAATTTTGGCAAAGGCAGGATCGCACTAAGCCCAGACCAAACCATGCTTTATATTTCTGGCTCAAAATCCAATCGAGTTGCTATGGGACAAATTCAAAAAGACCAGCAAGTCAGGCACACCGATGGGTTTGTGATGTTGGATGAATTTGGAGACACCCCAGATACTGAAAAAGGCCTCTGCGTGGACACCGAAGGCCGTCTCTACGTCGCGACCTCCCTCGGCATCCAGGTCTGCGATCAGGCGGGTCGGGTGAACTTCATCATCCCCACACCAAAACCCGCCCACGATGTCTGTTTTGGCGGCAAGGATTTGAGCGAGCTCTTCATTGCCTGCGGCGACACGATCTACAAACGCCCGACGAAAGTCCACGGTGTCGTCAGTGGTCAGCAGGCCCCCATCAAACCAGCGCCGCCCAAGCTGTAA